Proteins found in one Desulfurobacteriaceae bacterium genomic segment:
- a CDS encoding GMP synthase — MKLLAVKNIEIEGLGSFKEAFEKRGVETFEINAFKGETANHEDFDILVILGGPMGVYEEEEYPFLKYEKKLIKNFFESGKKILGVCLGAQLIASAFGAKVYKGKFGKEIGWDFIYPQEHFELLFKNEIEVFHWHGDTFDLPEGAIRLASSVKYKNQAFRIGNKVVALQFHLEVVKEDIEKWIESYREELREEGISPDEILANDEKWNKLKVYSDLFIEYFLKL, encoded by the coding sequence ATGAAGCTTCTTGCGGTTAAAAATATAGAAATAGAAGGCTTAGGAAGTTTTAAAGAAGCCTTTGAAAAAAGAGGAGTAGAGACTTTTGAGATAAATGCATTCAAGGGAGAGACCGCTAACCATGAGGACTTCGACATACTTGTAATCCTTGGCGGACCTATGGGAGTTTACGAGGAGGAGGAGTATCCTTTCCTAAAGTATGAAAAGAAATTAATAAAAAATTTTTTTGAAAGTGGAAAGAAAATTTTGGGAGTTTGTCTTGGAGCTCAACTAATTGCAAGTGCTTTTGGAGCTAAGGTCTACAAAGGTAAGTTTGGTAAAGAAATAGGATGGGATTTTATATACCCTCAAGAACACTTTGAGCTCCTTTTTAAAAACGAAATTGAAGTTTTCCATTGGCATGGTGATACTTTTGATCTTCCAGAAGGTGCTATTAGATTAGCTTCTTCTGTAAAGTATAAAAACCAGGCTTTTAGAATAGGAAATAAAGTTGTGGCTTTACAGTTTCACTTAGAAGTAGTGAAAGAAGACATCGAGAAGTGGATAGAAAGTTACAGGGAAGAACTTAGGGAGGAAGGTATTTCTCCTGATGAAATTCTAGCTAATGATGAAAAATGGAACAAATTAAAAGTATATTCTGATTTATTTATAGAGTATTTCTTAAAACTTTGA
- a CDS encoding TldD/PmbA family protein: MILDFKELGIFGAKELKKRGADFGDLFFEKKLSFSAKCEDNKIENVSCGTEIGVGIRFVKNNRTYYGFTNKLTKESIKQVIDSLASAASFEEEIVLDFNTKDVRYENLVFGMDFDVSTEAKIELLLRANDRARSFGDRIKQVSVLLRDSVQEITIVNTNGDIVEDVRPRVVFYTLVVASDGRVLQTGYEPVGHLGDYSLFDEFSPEFVAEKAAERALKMLKAKPAPAGKFTVVISSKAGGTMIHEAVGHGLEADLANQGLSVYSGKIGEQVASPLITVIDDGNMPGKYGSSGYDDEGVPTKKNVLIENGVLKGFMYDLTEAMRTGEFSTGNGRRQSYMHVPIPRMTNTYIAPGDVDPEEIIKDTKKGILVVKMGGGQVNTVNGDFVFEVSEGYLIENGEVTEPIRGVSLIGNGPKVLKEIDAVGNDLGFAIGTCGKDGQGVPVSDGMPTIRIPEITVGGVK, from the coding sequence ATGATTTTGGACTTTAAAGAGCTTGGAATTTTTGGAGCTAAAGAGCTTAAAAAAAGAGGAGCTGATTTTGGAGATCTTTTCTTTGAAAAGAAGCTATCTTTTAGCGCAAAATGTGAGGACAATAAGATCGAGAACGTCTCCTGTGGAACAGAAATAGGAGTTGGTATAAGGTTTGTAAAGAATAATAGGACTTACTATGGTTTCACCAATAAACTAACTAAAGAATCTATAAAACAAGTGATAGATAGCTTAGCTTCTGCTGCTTCTTTTGAGGAAGAAATAGTTCTTGACTTTAATACTAAAGATGTAAGGTATGAAAACCTTGTTTTTGGAATGGATTTTGACGTTTCAACAGAGGCAAAAATTGAGTTGTTGCTACGAGCAAACGATAGAGCGAGGAGCTTTGGAGACAGAATAAAGCAGGTTTCTGTCCTTCTTAGGGATTCGGTTCAAGAAATAACAATAGTGAACACAAACGGGGACATAGTCGAGGATGTAAGGCCGAGAGTTGTTTTTTATACTCTCGTCGTGGCTTCAGACGGAAGAGTTCTTCAGACAGGTTATGAGCCGGTTGGACACCTTGGAGATTACTCTTTGTTTGATGAGTTTTCTCCGGAATTTGTGGCAGAAAAGGCAGCAGAAAGAGCTTTAAAGATGCTTAAAGCAAAGCCTGCACCTGCCGGAAAGTTTACCGTCGTGATTTCTTCAAAAGCTGGTGGAACAATGATCCACGAAGCTGTAGGACACGGTCTTGAAGCAGATCTTGCAAATCAGGGACTTTCCGTTTACTCAGGAAAAATAGGAGAACAAGTTGCCTCTCCTTTAATTACAGTGATAGATGATGGCAATATGCCTGGCAAATACGGTTCTTCTGGATACGATGATGAAGGTGTTCCAACAAAGAAGAATGTCTTGATAGAAAATGGAGTTTTAAAAGGTTTTATGTACGATTTAACTGAAGCTATGAGAACAGGTGAGTTCTCTACAGGAAATGGAAGAAGACAGTCCTACATGCACGTCCCTATACCAAGGATGACGAATACTTACATTGCACCGGGAGACGTGGACCCTGAGGAAATAATAAAGGACACAAAGAAAGGAATACTTGTTGTCAAAATGGGAGGAGGACAGGTTAACACAGTTAACGGAGATTTTGTCTTCGAAGTTTCAGAAGGGTATTTAATAGAAAATGGAGAAGTAACGGAACCAATAAGAGGAGTTTCACTTATTGGGAATGGCCCTAAAGTTCTGAAAGAAATAGACGCAGTAGGAAACGACCTCGGATTTGCTATTGGAACTTGCGGTAAAGATGGACAAGGAGTTCCAGTATCAGACGGAATGCCTACGATAAGAATTCCTGAGATAACAGTGGGAGGAGTTAAATGA
- a CDS encoding NAD+ synthase, which translates to MKEKLIDYLKIKDKNFIKEVLVQFIKEEFHKAGFKKAVIGISGGVDSALAAFLGVLALGKENVIGISMPYRTSSKASIEDARLVAEVLGIEFYEIDITPQIDAYYRNFKDADRLRRGNKMARERMSILYDFAQWKKALVLGTSNKSELLIGYSTRWGDGAHDINPLGDLYKTQVLEMASFLGIPERIVKKKPSADLWQGQTDEGEIGLSYHLLDQILVGYVEFRLKEEELVKLGFERKTVKKVLTLVKRSQYKRKLPIICKISHRTVDKGFLYLRDWGL; encoded by the coding sequence ATGAAAGAGAAGCTGATTGATTATTTAAAAATCAAAGACAAAAACTTCATAAAAGAAGTTTTAGTTCAGTTTATAAAAGAGGAATTCCACAAAGCCGGCTTTAAGAAAGCTGTTATCGGAATTTCCGGAGGAGTAGACTCTGCTTTAGCGGCATTTTTGGGAGTTTTAGCCCTTGGCAAGGAAAACGTGATAGGAATTTCCATGCCTTATAGGACAAGTTCTAAGGCTTCCATAGAAGATGCAAGACTCGTTGCTGAAGTTTTAGGAATTGAGTTTTACGAGATAGACATCACTCCTCAGATTGATGCTTATTATCGAAACTTTAAAGATGCCGATCGTCTTCGTCGTGGCAACAAAATGGCAAGGGAGAGAATGTCAATTCTTTACGATTTTGCCCAGTGGAAAAAAGCTTTAGTCCTTGGAACGAGTAATAAGAGCGAACTTCTAATTGGATATTCAACAAGGTGGGGAGACGGTGCCCATGATATAAATCCTTTAGGAGACCTCTATAAAACCCAAGTTTTGGAAATGGCAAGTTTCTTAGGGATTCCTGAAAGGATAGTAAAGAAGAAACCTTCTGCTGATCTTTGGCAAGGACAGACCGATGAAGGAGAAATAGGTCTTTCTTACCACTTACTTGACCAAATCTTAGTTGGATATGTTGAGTTTAGGTTAAAAGAAGAAGAACTGGTAAAACTTGGCTTTGAGAGAAAAACAGTTAAAAAGGTTCTAACTTTGGTAAAAAGGTCTCAATACAAGCGAAAACTTCCTATAATCTGTAAAATTTCTCATCGCACAGTTGACAAGGGCTTCCTCTACCTTAGAGATTGGGGGCTTTAG
- a CDS encoding nitrilase-related carbon-nitrogen hydrolase has product MRVATVQFNPKLGDIDKNIEKTLLFVKDAIKDKVNLCLFPELSLTGYNLQDLTFEVALKKNDERLIPLLEASRKVGIIIGLMEEDENNLFYNSAFYFKDGKLLHVHRKVYLPTYGMFDEGRFVAAGEDVKTFKTEAGKGVTLICEDLWHFSNLYLAFLQGTKLIFSLSASPGRGYKEENMFGNAEVWMNLGEFYSRMMGSYFFYSNRVGVEDGFVFSGRSFVVDPRGEIIAVASNFEEEVLIVDVDETLIRSSRINLPLLRDEKPYVVLKNLRRILDEREAD; this is encoded by the coding sequence ATGAGAGTTGCTACTGTTCAGTTTAATCCAAAGCTTGGAGATATCGATAAGAACATAGAAAAAACTTTACTTTTTGTAAAAGACGCTATAAAAGATAAAGTTAACTTGTGTCTCTTCCCTGAACTATCTCTTACAGGCTATAACCTTCAAGATTTAACTTTTGAAGTAGCTTTAAAAAAGAACGATGAAAGGTTGATTCCTCTTTTAGAAGCAAGCAGAAAAGTAGGAATTATCATTGGTTTAATGGAAGAGGATGAAAACAACCTCTTTTACAACTCTGCCTTTTACTTTAAGGACGGAAAACTTCTTCACGTTCACAGAAAAGTCTACCTTCCAACATACGGAATGTTTGATGAAGGAAGGTTTGTTGCAGCAGGTGAGGATGTAAAAACTTTTAAAACGGAAGCTGGAAAAGGGGTAACCCTCATTTGTGAAGATCTTTGGCACTTTTCAAACCTTTATTTAGCTTTCTTACAAGGAACAAAATTGATTTTTTCTTTATCTGCAAGTCCGGGGAGGGGATATAAAGAAGAAAACATGTTTGGAAATGCCGAAGTTTGGATGAATCTTGGGGAGTTCTACTCAAGGATGATGGGATCATACTTTTTCTACTCCAATAGAGTTGGTGTTGAGGATGGTTTTGTATTCTCTGGAAGATCTTTTGTGGTAGATCCCCGTGGAGAAATTATTGCTGTAGCTTCAAACTTTGAAGAGGAAGTTTTAATAGTTGACGTTGATGAAACTCTTATAAGGTCTTCTCGGATAAACTTACCTCTTTTAAGGGACGAGAAACCTTATGTAGTTTTAAAGAACCTGAGGAGAATCTTGGATGAAAGAGAAGCTGATTGA
- a CDS encoding POTRA domain-containing protein — protein MLIVFFLVLLFPLVSYSQVVERIEIFGLKWTKEEFVREELLIKEGESFSKKKLRKSIKNLLNTHLFLKVVPTVEKGKKGVIVKLKLKEKFPIVPVPKVRVKTDGSYRLGSEIRYYNFLGMGHRLSVGYMRWFKNDHQERNFYIGTIFYRIIKKRTNISTGIGYLESFNHEFTKDGKNLGYYDIEAIKTYLYFTRFLDREKVKRITTGIRPEFTFFSDYIGNLRQYYLVFIYTIDKRTDMVYYTKGSLFNFYIDLAEPLSSTVYTGSVKVSFQNSIKKRKVDTFNYVFRVGTKFGYSGRIFLISSEIPGYISDLTIGKRFIYTSVSYRMAVIDKKVFFKPIVVLGDAFDEKPDNFLLSPGFEIEISWEKLVDGIIRFRIYKGIGYGSDLQTNLKVGFRW, from the coding sequence ATGCTAATAGTTTTCTTTCTAGTTTTACTATTTCCTCTTGTTTCCTACTCTCAGGTAGTTGAAAGGATAGAAATTTTCGGTCTTAAGTGGACAAAAGAGGAGTTTGTAAGGGAAGAACTCCTAATTAAGGAAGGTGAATCTTTTTCCAAAAAGAAACTGAGAAAGTCTATAAAAAACTTGCTTAATACTCACCTTTTCTTAAAAGTTGTTCCGACTGTTGAGAAAGGAAAAAAAGGAGTAATAGTAAAACTTAAACTAAAGGAGAAGTTTCCCATAGTTCCCGTTCCAAAGGTAAGAGTAAAAACAGACGGTTCCTACCGGCTTGGATCAGAAATTAGGTATTACAACTTTTTAGGAATGGGACATAGGCTATCAGTTGGCTATATGCGATGGTTTAAGAACGACCATCAGGAAAGAAATTTTTACATTGGAACAATCTTTTACAGAATTATAAAGAAAAGAACCAATATAAGTACAGGAATTGGATACCTTGAAAGCTTTAACCACGAATTTACAAAAGATGGAAAGAACTTAGGATACTACGATATAGAAGCCATAAAAACTTACCTTTACTTCACAAGGTTTCTAGATAGAGAGAAAGTCAAAAGGATAACCACTGGTATCCGTCCAGAGTTTACTTTCTTTAGTGATTATATAGGCAACCTAAGACAGTACTACCTCGTTTTTATCTACACTATAGATAAGAGAACAGATATGGTTTACTACACAAAAGGTAGCCTATTTAACTTCTACATAGATCTCGCAGAACCTCTGTCATCAACGGTTTATACTGGAAGCGTAAAGGTTTCTTTCCAAAACTCTATTAAGAAACGAAAAGTTGATACTTTCAATTATGTTTTTAGAGTCGGTACCAAATTTGGATATTCTGGAAGAATCTTTTTGATAAGTTCAGAAATTCCTGGCTATATTTCAGATTTAACCATTGGTAAAAGGTTTATTTATACTTCCGTATCTTATAGAATGGCTGTGATAGACAAAAAGGTATTCTTTAAACCAATAGTTGTTTTAGGAGATGCTTTTGACGAAAAACCGGATAACTTTCTCTTAAGTCCGGGCTTTGAAATAGAAATTTCTTGGGAAAAGTTAGTAGATGGTATCATTAGGTTTAGAATTTATAAAGGTATCGGCTATGGAAGTGATTTACAGACCAATTTAAAGGTTGGATTTAGGTGGTGA
- a CDS encoding DUF2905 domain-containing protein, with protein sequence MEELGKILIYLGIILIVVGLIVTWLSKFGNSLPFGKLPGDIYIKKDNFVFFFPLGTSILISLILTLLFFLFSLPRK encoded by the coding sequence ATGGAAGAACTTGGGAAAATACTTATATACCTAGGAATTATTTTGATAGTTGTCGGTCTTATAGTAACCTGGCTATCAAAGTTTGGAAACTCTTTACCCTTCGGAAAACTTCCAGGAGATATTTACATAAAGAAGGACAACTTTGTCTTCTTCTTCCCCTTAGGAACCAGTATTCTCATTAGCCTTATTTTAACGTTACTCTTCTTTTTGTTTTCTTTACCGAGGAAGTAA
- a CDS encoding diacylglycerol kinase family protein, giving the protein MIRTVKGIIRGINYAISGLHFALRKDRHFRINFTLSIVGTFSSLVFLSGCIALVVALANYLVLVVELLNTAIERAVDTATQEFHPLAKASKDVASAAVLSMGIFAFALDVVFLLPAIMERF; this is encoded by the coding sequence TAAAGGGAATAATAAGGGGAATTAACTACGCCATTTCAGGCTTACATTTTGCCCTCAGGAAAGATAGACATTTTAGGATTAACTTTACTTTGAGTATTGTGGGTACTTTCTCCTCTTTGGTATTTCTTTCCGGTTGTATCGCTTTAGTAGTTGCATTGGCTAACTACTTGGTTTTAGTCGTTGAACTTTTAAACACAGCAATAGAAAGAGCAGTTGATACTGCTACACAAGAATTTCATCCTTTAGCAAAAGCGTCTAAGGATGTGGCTTCTGCTGCTGTTCTCTCAATGGGTATTTTTGCTTTTGCCCTTGATGTTGTATTTCTACTACCAGCTATAATGGAGAGATTTTGA